One Natrinema longum genomic window, GTGGGCCTCGAGGGTGGTCTTCTGGATCTCGACGCGTCGCAGCGGGTAGATCGTCTTTGCCTCGCCGTAGATGGCGGAGGAGAGACGACCCTCGACGACGCTGTCGACGAGTTCCTCGAAGGAGCGCTCCTCGGCGGCCTCCTCGATCATCTCGACCATCTGCTCGCGGATGGCCTTCTCCTGGCTCGCGTCGGCCTTCTTGGTCGTGAACGCGACGGGCTGGATCTGGACGCGGTAATCGTCCGTCGTGAGGACGGTGACGTAGGCCTCGATCTTGGAGGCACCGCGGCGGACCAGCGAGCGCAGGTAGTCACGGGTCAGGGAGTGTTCCACGAACTCCGTGTACGCGCTGTCGCTGCCGACGTCGTTGATCTTGAAGGTGAGCTTCGTGTTGTTCTCGCTTGCGTTGTTGTTGAGTTCGCCGAGCGTCGTCTCGAGCGTTCGGCCGTAGACTTTCTCCGGTTCGTCAGCGGGGGTTTCGCCGAGTTCCTGGCGGTCGAACTGTTCGGGTGCCAGGACGGTGTACCACCGCTTTTCCTGTTTCGCACGTGAAACTGATCGTTCACTCATTGTGTGTTGTGTCTGAGTCGGTATCGTGATCGGACACAGGTCCCGTGTCCGTCGGTTGGTCGCCCTGTACGGCTCGTGCCTGCGACGCGACGTCGATCGCGACTTCGAGGTTGACGACGTAGTCGTCGACCGTCGACTGGAGACCGCTCGTCGTCTCGCGGTCGATCCGCGTAACGAGTCGACCTGTGGTGTCGTCACCTTCGGTGTCGTCCCGCTCGACGGTCGTCGTCATCTCGTCGGTGTTGTCCGGGCTGATCGCCCGCGCGACGAGCGCCGCGTCGTCGTGTGCCGTCCGAATCGTCGCTCGCCGGCTCATAGTCGCTCCCTCACGGTTGCGATGATCGTCGATTCGTCCACGTCGAGGTTGTCGAGGTCGTATCGAAGGTAGCCACGTCGGTGGCCGATGTCGTATTCGACGCCGGCGGTGGCCTCGAGATCGTCGTCTCCGTCCGTCGTCGACTCCGTCGCCGCGAGTTCGCGGGCGACGCCCTCGAGGGTCGCGCCGAGGGGGGTCGCCTCGCGCGTCGCGATCGCCGCCTCGCCCCGGCCGCCGTCGGACCCCGTCCGATCGCTCGAGGGATCGTCTCCCTCGCTGACCACGAGGACGGTCGGTTCCGGCGACCGGGAGGCCGCCACAACCTGCGCGACCGCTTCGACGGGGCCGTCGTCGATGCCGACGACGAACAGCCCGTCGTAGCGGCCGGTCGACGCGCCCGCGAGCGCATCGTGAGCGCGGCGTCCGTACTCGCGCCAGACTTCGAGGGCGAGTTCGTGGACGTCGTGTCCCATCGCGAGGGCCGTTCCGGTGCCGGGTTGGGTCCGTGCCAGCGCCTCGAGTACGTCGGCGAAGCCGCCGACGGTCGCGAAGGCGTGCTCGGGCGTCGCGTACGGCCGTAGCGCCCGCCCGATCGTCTCCGCGGCGGCGTCGGTCGCCTCGTCGGCACCGACGGCGTCGAGGGCGACCAGCGAGCCGATCGCGCGATGGGCGTCCGCGTCGAGCGCGTCCGGATCGCCGTCGACGACGTCCGAAAGCGCCTCGCGCGTCGCGTCGAGGTCGCCCGACCACGGCGCGCACAGACGCGTCGAGTGGGCGACGCCGTCGACCGGATCGGCGGTCGGTACCGCGACGCCCGGTCGTCGCTCGAGGAGTCCACGTTCGCGGGCGGTCTCGAGGAGCCACTCGCTCTCGCCCGCACCGGGTTCGCTCCCGCCGGCGACGACGCCGGCGAGTGCGAGCACCGGATCCGGGGTCGAACCGAGTTCGCGGACGAGGTCGACGGCCTCGAGGGTCGCGGGGCGATCCGTCGCCGCGAGCTGGAGTCGGTCGTCCTCGGCGGTGGTCGCGTCGGCGGTCCCGACGACGACCGTCACCTCGTCCTGACTGGTCGGTTCGCGAACGCGTTCGGTTCGCTCCGCGACCGTCCGACCGACCGTCACCTGGAACGGCGTCTCGCTGGCCGCGAGGGCGCTCGCGAGGAGCCCGCTCGCTGCGAGCCCGTCGCCGTCCGCGCGGGCGACCACGCGGACGAAGCCGGCGCTCTCGAGTGCGCTCGTGGCGGCTGCCGGCTCGACGACTCGACCCTCGGTGGACATACGACGTTAGTCGGCGTCTTCGACGAGTTCTTTCGCGAGCTCGGGGGTGTACGTGAAGTCCGGCTCGATCTCGTCGCCGCGGTAGTACTTGACCAGACGGCGGACCTTCGCTTCGGTGTTTTGCAGGGCGCGCTTGTTCTGGTGGTCCTGCTGGTTCTGCTGAACGTGCTCGCGCAGGCGCACGGCACGCTCCATCAGGTTCCAGAGATCTTCGGGGATGTCGGCTCGCGCGTCGTTCTCCTCGAGGATCTCGGTGATCTTCTTGCCGGTCGCCAGCTTGACGTCGGGAACGGGCGTGCCGGTGACGCCTTCGTCACGCAGCTTCATCCCGATCTGGCTGGGATCGTGGCCCTGCTCGGCTAGTTCGACGACCCGGTCTTCGATGTCTTCGGGGTCGACGTCGCTCCACTCCGGTGGTTCGTCTGCCGACGGCTTGTCCGAACCGGACGAGCCGCGACGGCGGGTGTGCATTCGTGCCATTGTTGAGGATAGGAATCGCACTGACCGCGCGTGAACACACTGTCGAACGACAGTATTTGGCTCTCGCCGTGCACTTCCGCAATCCCAAGCCATCCGAAACGTGGACGGCACAGTCGGATTTGCGGCCGTGCGCTTCCCACTCTCGCTTCCGCCGTCGAGGACTAAAGCGTTTCTACATCGGGGCCGCTCTCGGCTATAGTAGCCACTGAAACGATTTACACACTGGCCACAACGCCATCATGCGGTCAGGTGTGCATTGACTTTCAGTGGCTACTATAGAGGGGCCGCTCACACGAGGATCGCGAAGAGAATCACGGAGAGGGCGATCATGGCGGCGGCGTGTTTCGCCCCGGCTCTGATATCGCCGGTACTCAACTGGCCGGCGATCAACCCCGAGAGCGCTCCCTGAACGAGCGTCGCGTGATAGAACAGCGTGGCGTAGGCGTCGGCATCGGCGTCGGAGAATCCGCCCAGCCCGTCGAGACTCGAGTCGGCTCCGACGTCGACCGTTTCCGTCGGGAGGTTCGGGAGGAGGTAGCCGGCCAGCACTGCGATGATAAAGAGGAAGACCAGAAACGAGACGTAGACGACGACCATGTACTCGAGCATCGCTTGCCTGCGTTCGCGCTTGAGCCGGCGATCCGCCGCCGCCCCGCGTGCGGCGATCCGAAGCGTCGTCGCGAGGTTCCCGCTGGCGTTCATCGACTCGGTCAACAGCGTGACGACGCGGGCGATCGATCGCGTTCCCACGCGGGCTTCGAACCTGTGGAGCGCCGTCTGGAGGTCTGCACCCCACTCGACGTCGTTCCAGACCCGGTCGAGTTCTGCGCTGAGCGGTCCCAGGTCGGAGTCACGGACCCGATCGATCGCCGAGACGATCGACAGACCGGCCTCGTTGACGCTGGCGAGGCGATCGAGCAGGTCCGGGACCGCAGCCTCGATTCGCTCGAGGCGGCGGCGGTGGAGTTCGTACGCGATCGCAAAGACCGTCACGACCCCGAACGCCCCGACGGCGATGGTGTCGTCGACTGCGGCCACGTCGAACCCGTCCTCGAGCGCCGCGGGGAGTCGGCTGAATACGACTGCGAGTGCGATCGGGACGGTAATCGCGAGGGTGAGCGACGGCTGCTCGATCAGTGTCCGGATCGGGTGACCGAACCGCTCGCGAACGCCCTGCAATCGGCGATAGTATCGAACCCGTTCGACGTTGGGGTGGGGGCGCGGGCCCGGCCCCGTTCCGCTCCCGACGACCGCCGCCGATCGACCCCCCTCGACCGACAGTGGGTCGATACCGTCGGGGTCCCCGTCGACCC contains:
- a CDS encoding 30S ribosomal protein S3ae → MSERSVSRAKQEKRWYTVLAPEQFDRQELGETPADEPEKVYGRTLETTLGELNNNASENNTKLTFKINDVGSDSAYTEFVEHSLTRDYLRSLVRRGASKIEAYVTVLTTDDYRVQIQPVAFTTKKADASQEKAIREQMVEMIEEAAEERSFEELVDSVVEGRLSSAIYGEAKTIYPLRRVEIQKTTLEAHPEEVAEEEATAVDVDEEDVSAD
- a CDS encoding exonuclease, whose amino-acid sequence is MSTEGRVVEPAAATSALESAGFVRVVARADGDGLAASGLLASALAASETPFQVTVGRTVAERTERVREPTSQDEVTVVVGTADATTAEDDRLQLAATDRPATLEAVDLVRELGSTPDPVLALAGVVAGGSEPGAGESEWLLETARERGLLERRPGVAVPTADPVDGVAHSTRLCAPWSGDLDATREALSDVVDGDPDALDADAHRAIGSLVALDAVGADEATDAAAETIGRALRPYATPEHAFATVGGFADVLEALARTQPGTGTALAMGHDVHELALEVWREYGRRAHDALAGASTGRYDGLFVVGIDDGPVEAVAQVVAASRSPEPTVLVVSEGDDPSSDRTGSDGGRGEAAIATREATPLGATLEGVARELAATESTTDGDDDLEATAGVEYDIGHRRGYLRYDLDNLDVDESTIIATVRERL
- a CDS encoding KEOPS complex subunit Pcc1, whose protein sequence is MSRRATIRTAHDDAALVARAISPDNTDEMTTTVERDDTEGDDTTGRLVTRIDRETTSGLQSTVDDYVVNLEVAIDVASQARAVQGDQPTDTGPVSDHDTDSDTTHNE
- a CDS encoding 30S ribosomal protein S15 — translated: MARMHTRRRGSSGSDKPSADEPPEWSDVDPEDIEDRVVELAEQGHDPSQIGMKLRDEGVTGTPVPDVKLATGKKITEILEENDARADIPEDLWNLMERAVRLREHVQQNQQDHQNKRALQNTEAKVRRLVKYYRGDEIEPDFTYTPELAKELVEDAD